The following coding sequences lie in one Eleginops maclovinus isolate JMC-PN-2008 ecotype Puerto Natales chromosome 21, JC_Emac_rtc_rv5, whole genome shotgun sequence genomic window:
- the dtx3la gene encoding E3 ubiquitin-protein ligase DTX3L1, with translation MGSSQSSDKLYCNRYLDGNGPPSLVQQANAEVNGIYKVLSGTQPQGHMTWVVLHRDLPGHPNDNTLQINYIFPDGIQTDQHPHPGQPYAGLRLCAYLPDSREGRRVLKLLDKAFNSELLFSVITNNVGQDVIATASIPLKTQAEGGIKVDGYPDPDYLKNVRKILKDKGIE, from the exons ATGGGCTCCAGCCAGAGCAGTGACAAACTGTACTGCAACCGCTACCTGGATGGAAACGGTCCTCCATCACTGGTACAACAAG CTAATGCAGAGGTGAATGGGATTTACAAAGTACTGAGTGGCACCCAGCCACAGGGCCATATGACCTGGGTGGTCCTGCACAGAGACCTGCCGGGACACCCCAACGACAACACCCTGCAGATCAACTACATATTCCCCGATGGAATACAGACA GACCAACACCCTCACCCGGGTCAGCCGTACGCAGGGCTGCGGCTCTGTGCTTACCTGCCGGACAGCCGCGAGGGCAGGAGGGTCCTCAAGCTGCTGGACAAGGCCTTCAACTCGGAGCTGCTGTTCAGTGTAATCACAAATAATGTCGGACAGGACGTTATCGCCACTGCATCCATCCCCTTAAAGACACAAGCAGAAGGAGGAATCAAAGT TGATGGCTACCCAGATCCTGACTACCTGAAGAATGTGAGAAAGATACTGAAGGACAAAGGCATCGAATGA